From the genome of Neomonachus schauinslandi chromosome 1, ASM220157v2, whole genome shotgun sequence:
GGCCACGTGCCTGCGGAAGAAGTGGCAGAGGTGCTTCCTGAACCTCTCCCCAACGAAGGCATAGATGATGGGGTTGACGCAGCAGTGCGTGTAGGCGATCACCTCCGTCACCTGCATGGCCACGTCCAGCTGTTTGCTCTGCTCACAACTGGTCTCAAAGAAGATCGTTTGAAAAGCCGAGAGGAGGAGGACCAGGTTGTAGGGTgtccagaaaatgaaaaagaccaCCATGATGACAAAAATGAGCCGGATGGCCTTGTACTTTTTCTTACTGGGGCATCTCAGCAGCGTTTTAATAATTCCAGAGTAGCAAACAACCATGATGAGCAAAGGCAGAATGAGACCCAGGATATTCATTCTCAGAGCATGGAAACGCTTCCATCTGTCTTCTTGGTCTTCTGGGTAAATAGGTGAGCAGACAAACTGTTGGGCCTCTTTTTGGGATTCATGGAAGATAAATTCAGGGAGGGCTGCTAGCCCTGCCATGCCCCAGGTGAGAACACTCGTGATGACACCAAAAGTGACAGTCCGGGCTCGAAGGGCAAACACAGCATGGACGATGGCCAGGTACCGGTCTATGGTCAGCAGGATGATGAAAAAGATCTCACTGTATAAGCCCACGTAATAAAGCCCAGAGAGAAGCTTACACATGGAAGGGCCAAAAACCCATTCATTCGACTCAGCATAGTGAATCCAGAACACCAGGGTGAATAGAAAGAGCAAGTCAGAAATGGCCAAATTGAGCAGGAAGATGTTGGTCATAATCCAGAGCCTCTTGTATTTCATGAggatcaccaccaccaccacattgCCCAGCAGACCAACCACAAACACCAGGGAATACAGTGGGGGCAAGAATTGGGCTCCTAGCTGCTTGATGTTGACTTTTTCACATGGCAGTGAATTCTCATAGTCGAACACTGTAGTCTCAACAGACTCATCCATGGTCTTCATCACAGCCGTGAAGGCCTCCATTATTTTGTCCCTGtgatagaaaaacaacaacaaacaccaaCCACACAATTAGGCACAATCACTCTTGGTGAGCCACACCCATTGATTTATCCTTTTACGCACAAAACCACATGTGATTAAACAGCCTAGACATTTAAAGTTTCTTCAGCATGTATTTCAAAGGTTATGTCGGAgatgctggggtggggagaagtgcCAGGAACAAAAAACGTGAAGTTTTGAAAGTCAGCACAATTCACgatgggaaaagaaacagaaatgtgacGGATGGTGGTGAAGAATGGGGATGTTGGTTTCTGCAAGCATTTGGAGGAAATACATGGCAGGAAAAGCAGGCTGGGGAATGAGAACAATAATATTATGCTGATTATTATTGCTGTATCTTTCCAggcattttgaattttatgttttatagtttatatatgACTTTCAAAATCAGCTTCcctatttaaaaaccaaatgcttataataataataatagtgattgTTATTATTACAAATAACTTCCCCTCTCTGTGGCCCCTTAACAAGGTTCTGTTCATCATAGCTGATGGGGAAATTGAACCTTGAAGAAATTTAGTAATTTACCCCAAATCCTCTAACAAGTAAATATAAAAGTTCAGGCTAGGTCTTCAGTATCTATGAACAACTTTTTTCTCAGTAGATTCTAATGCAGTGATTTTCAAGTTTAACTTTTGAAGACTTCATCatgataattattattaactAGTGTGATACTTACAGTTCTAAGCTGCTGCCCTTTACTGGCTCCTGATAATGTTGAGATAAGCCAGCCCTGTGCCAACAGCAAACCCCTTGGAGTTCCTCCTTCATAAAGGGACTGGGGGAAGGATAGGCCAATGGAATTTCTTCGCagatttggtattttttaaactaGGATCCCTAGGGCCAGTGGCTGTTTTTCTTAAGATTACAGACTTCACTGGAGAAGAAGGAGTTCCACGGAGGACAGTGAATCCCAGCACTGTTTCCTTGGAAGAAGTCCTActgactttctcttttctctgaggaAGGGACAAGTGTGAGGACATGAATATAGGTCAATGGGCATTTCTCAAGGTAAGTCTTAGTAATGCAATTGTTGGAGCCAATGGTAAGGCATTATCTTTGATTCTTAATAGAATACTGAGACCCCAGTGGTCAGCACCTGTCAGGGTCTTGTGTAGTCAAAGAGAGAATGGATGTGGGCTGGAGCCGTTCCCAGCCACTCTTCTCACCAGCTGCAGGACTTGGGCAAAAACTTAGCTTTGAGCCTCATTTACTCATCCCCAAATGAGGATCATGATACCACTTGAAGTTATGTTCAGGatcaaataagattaaaaaaaaaactttaaaactggtAGGAAGTGGGACTGAAAGAAAAGCAACGAGAAgccatttcatataaaattaggGAGGAAGTTGGGTCTCTTGGATAGAACTTGATCTATTTCCGTGACTCTGCCTTAGTACATCCCACTGATCAATAACACATCTAGGCTTTTGAGGTGGAAGATGGGACTGAAAACAAATGATTTGTATGATCTTATCAGCATT
Proteins encoded in this window:
- the CCR3 gene encoding C-C chemokine receptor type 3, yielding MEAFTAVMKTMDESVETTVFDYENSLPCEKVNIKQLGAQFLPPLYSLVFVVGLLGNVVVVVILMKYKRLWIMTNIFLLNLAISDLLFLFTLVFWIHYAESNEWVFGPSMCKLLSGLYYVGLYSEIFFIILLTIDRYLAIVHAVFALRARTVTFGVITSVLTWGMAGLAALPEFIFHESQKEAQQFVCSPIYPEDQEDRWKRFHALRMNILGLILPLLIMVVCYSGIIKTLLRCPSKKKYKAIRLIFVIMVVFFIFWTPYNLVLLLSAFQTIFFETSCEQSKQLDVAMQVTEVIAYTHCCVNPIIYAFVGERFRKHLCHFFRRHVATYLGKYIPFLPSEKSDRASSVSPSTGEQELSFVF